Proteins from a genomic interval of Capsicum annuum cultivar UCD-10X-F1 chromosome 4, UCD10Xv1.1, whole genome shotgun sequence:
- the LOC107867451 gene encoding histone H3.3, which yields MARTKQTARKSTGGKAPRKQLATKAARKSAPTTGGVKKPHRYRPGTVALREIRKYQKSTELLIRKLPFQRLVREIAQDFKTDLRFQSHAVLALQEAAEAYLVGLFEDTNLCAIHAKRVTIMPKDIQLARRIRGERA from the coding sequence ATGGCTCGTACCAAGCAAACCGCTCGTAAGTCAACTGGAGGAAAGGCTCCAAGGAAGCAGCTTGCAACCAAGGCTGCCCGTAAGTCTGCCCCAACCACGGGAGGAGTCAAGAAGCCTCATCGTTATAGGCCAGGAACTGTTGCTCTTCGTGAAATCCGCAAGTACCAGAAGAGTACCGAGCTTTTGATCAGGAAGTTGCCATTCCAGAGGCTTGTTCGTGAAATTGCTCAGGATTTCAAAACCGATTTGCGTTTCCAGAGTCATGCTGTGTTGGCTTTGCAGGAGGCAGCTGAGGCTTACCTTGTTGGGTTGTTTGAGGATACCAATTTGTGCGCTATTCATGCTAAGCGTGTCACCATCATGCCTAAGGACATCCAGCTCGCTAGAAGGATTAGGGGAGAAAGGGCTTAG